The following coding sequences lie in one Arachis hypogaea cultivar Tifrunner chromosome 9, arahy.Tifrunner.gnm2.J5K5, whole genome shotgun sequence genomic window:
- the LOC112711608 gene encoding protein SGT1 homolog B isoform X1, protein MASDLQARAKEAFVDEDYDLAMDLLTKAIAFEPNNAQYYADRAQANIKLNNLAEAVADANMAIELNPSLPKAYLRKGTACMKLKEYQTAKAALEMGASLAPGDSKFIDMLKQCHELIAEESDVTPIIPEKHTTTRGVSAKELEQKNEVSQQMTVAVAKPKYRHEFYQKPDEVVVTIFAKGIQRDSVTVDFGEQILSVRIDVPGEDAYALQPRLFGKIVPSRCRYEVLSTKMEIRLAKAEPIHWAALEFRGGATVPQRAIVSSVINVQRPTYPSSKPKRIDWDKLEAQVKKEEKDEKLDGDAALNKFFRQIYQDADEDTRRAMSKSFVESNGTVLSTNWKEVGSKKVQGSAPDGMELKKWEY, encoded by the exons ATGGCTTCTGATCTTCAAGCGAGGGCCAAAGAGGCATTCGTCGATGAAGACTATGATCTCGCGATGGACCTTCTCACTAAGGCCATTGCTTTTGAACCTAACAACGCTCAATACTATGCCGATCGTGCCCAAGCCAACATCAAACTCAACAACCTCGCTG AGGCTGTTGCTGATGCAAACATGGCAATTGAGTTGAATCCTTCTCTCCCAAAAGCATATTTGCGGAAAGG TACTGCATGCATGAAGCTTAAGGAATATCAGACAGCTAAGGCAGCTCTAGAGATGGGTGCTTCATTGGCTCCAGGAGATTCAAAATTCATTGATATGCTCAAACAATGTCATGAGCTCATTGCTG AAGAATCTGATGTCACACCTATAATACCAGAAAAGCACACGACAACTCGGGGTGTTTCTGCCAAAGAACTTGAGCAAAAGAATGAAGTTTCACAGCAGATGACAGTAGCAGTTGCTAAACCTAAATACAG GCATGAATTCTACCAAAAACCTGATGAGGTGGTTGTTACCATTTTTGCAAAGGGCATTCAACGGGACAGCGTGACTGTTGATTTTGGTGAACAAATA CTAAGTGTTAGAATCGATGTACCTGGTGAGGATGCATATGCTCTTCAACCTCGCTTGTTTGGAAAG ATCGTACCTTCCAGATGCCGATATGAAGTTTTGTCTACCAAGATGGAAATCCGGCTTGCAAAAGCAGAACCTATCCACTGGGCAGCTCTTGAATTCCGTGGAGGTGCAACAGTTCCACAGAGGGCTATTGTTTCATCAG TTATCAACGTTCAAAGGCCTACTTACCCTtcctctaaaccaaaaagaatagATTGGGATAAGCTGGAAGCTCAAGTTAAGAAAGAG GAAAAAGATGAAAAGCTTGATGGTGACGCAGCGCTGAACAAATTCTTCCGCCAGATATATCAAGATGCAGATGAGGACACCAGAAGAGCAATGAGCAAATCATTT GTGGAGTCTAATGGAACCGTATTGTCCACAAACTGGAAAGAAGTGGGATCCAAGAAGGTTCAGGGAAGTGCTCCTGATGGCATGGAGTTGAAGAAATGGGAATATTAG
- the LOC112711608 gene encoding protein SGT1 homolog A isoform X2: MASDLQARAKEAFVDEDYDLAMDLLTKAIAFEPNNAQYYADRAQANIKLNNLAEAVADANMAIELNPSLPKAYLRKGTACMKLKEYQTAKAALEMGASLAPGDSKFIDMLKQCHELIAESDVTPIIPEKHTTTRGVSAKELEQKNEVSQQMTVAVAKPKYRHEFYQKPDEVVVTIFAKGIQRDSVTVDFGEQILSVRIDVPGEDAYALQPRLFGKIVPSRCRYEVLSTKMEIRLAKAEPIHWAALEFRGGATVPQRAIVSSVINVQRPTYPSSKPKRIDWDKLEAQVKKEEKDEKLDGDAALNKFFRQIYQDADEDTRRAMSKSFVESNGTVLSTNWKEVGSKKVQGSAPDGMELKKWEY; encoded by the exons ATGGCTTCTGATCTTCAAGCGAGGGCCAAAGAGGCATTCGTCGATGAAGACTATGATCTCGCGATGGACCTTCTCACTAAGGCCATTGCTTTTGAACCTAACAACGCTCAATACTATGCCGATCGTGCCCAAGCCAACATCAAACTCAACAACCTCGCTG AGGCTGTTGCTGATGCAAACATGGCAATTGAGTTGAATCCTTCTCTCCCAAAAGCATATTTGCGGAAAGG TACTGCATGCATGAAGCTTAAGGAATATCAGACAGCTAAGGCAGCTCTAGAGATGGGTGCTTCATTGGCTCCAGGAGATTCAAAATTCATTGATATGCTCAAACAATGTCATGAGCTCATTGCTG AATCTGATGTCACACCTATAATACCAGAAAAGCACACGACAACTCGGGGTGTTTCTGCCAAAGAACTTGAGCAAAAGAATGAAGTTTCACAGCAGATGACAGTAGCAGTTGCTAAACCTAAATACAG GCATGAATTCTACCAAAAACCTGATGAGGTGGTTGTTACCATTTTTGCAAAGGGCATTCAACGGGACAGCGTGACTGTTGATTTTGGTGAACAAATA CTAAGTGTTAGAATCGATGTACCTGGTGAGGATGCATATGCTCTTCAACCTCGCTTGTTTGGAAAG ATCGTACCTTCCAGATGCCGATATGAAGTTTTGTCTACCAAGATGGAAATCCGGCTTGCAAAAGCAGAACCTATCCACTGGGCAGCTCTTGAATTCCGTGGAGGTGCAACAGTTCCACAGAGGGCTATTGTTTCATCAG TTATCAACGTTCAAAGGCCTACTTACCCTtcctctaaaccaaaaagaatagATTGGGATAAGCTGGAAGCTCAAGTTAAGAAAGAG GAAAAAGATGAAAAGCTTGATGGTGACGCAGCGCTGAACAAATTCTTCCGCCAGATATATCAAGATGCAGATGAGGACACCAGAAGAGCAATGAGCAAATCATTT GTGGAGTCTAATGGAACCGTATTGTCCACAAACTGGAAAGAAGTGGGATCCAAGAAGGTTCAGGGAAGTGCTCCTGATGGCATGGAGTTGAAGAAATGGGAATATTAG